From Musa acuminata AAA Group cultivar baxijiao chromosome BXJ3-8, Cavendish_Baxijiao_AAA, whole genome shotgun sequence, one genomic window encodes:
- the LOC135645851 gene encoding uncharacterized GPI-anchored protein At4g28100-like, with translation MRSPAASLHLTLLVVSATALTAALAAGIKPQILYDEQRSLNASGFASTTVPAFPVARSNNQSECRLDLSDELFGGVGDACIRGGLDRSRCCPVLAAWLFAAHARSALELQPPPATDDGLDGMDGPMMPDDNQKCVDSLQNALERRDIRLPRPNATCDTVLCFCGIRLHQIGSLRCPAAFNVSGGAARSATPTLAVRQLEGDCRNASYAGCTRCLHSLEKVKGHGGGVGEYEGGGDRAKRMFGRDCQLMGLTWLLARNKTAYIPTVSAVLRAVLYSAHPPQAGGGGGGGYKCSPDQENMPLAVDSLQFQHLSDSAAAFSFQPAPRVSHLVLSSLALPVLLAWFPFL, from the exons atgagatCACCCGCTGCCTCATTGCACCTTACTCTCCTCGTTGTCTCGGCCACCGCGCTCACGGCTGCCTTAGCAGCCGGAATCAAGCCGCAAATCCTCTACGACGAGCAGCGTTCCCTCAACGCTAGCGGCTTCGCCTCAACGACGGTGCCGGCCTTCCCGGTTGCCCGATCTAACAACCAGAGCGAGTGTCGCCTCGACCTATCCGATGAGCTCTTCGGTGGGGTCGGCGACGCCTGCATCCGCGGGGGTCTCGACAGGAGCCGCTGCTGCCCGGTGCTCGCCGCCTGGCTCTTCGCTGCTCACGCTCGCTCCGCACTGGAGCTCCAGCCGCCGCCCGCGACTGACGACGGGCTTGACGGCATGGATGGGCCGATGATGCCTGACGACAACCAGAAGTGCGTGGACTCGCTGCAGAACGCGCTTGAACGGCGCGACATCCGCCTGCCGCGGCCCAACGCCACATGCGACACCGTGCTCTGCTTCTGCGGCATCCGCCTCCATCAGATCGGGTCGCTCCGCTGCCCGGCCGCCTTCAACGTCAGCGGCGGCGCAGCCCGGAGCGCCACGCCCACTTTGGCCGTACGTCAACTCGAGGGCGACTGCCGGAACGCATCTTACGCCGGCTGCACCCGCTGCCTCCACTCCCTCGAGAAG GTGAAGGGGCATGGCGGTGGTGTGGGGGAATACGAAGGCGGCGGCGATCGGGCAAAGCGGATGTTCGGGCGGGACTGCCAGCTGATGGGGCTCACGTGGTTGCTGGCGAGGAACAAGACGGCGTACATCCCCACGGTGTCAGCCGTTCTGCGCGCCGTGCTCTACAGCGCCCACCCGCCGCAggccggcggcggtggcggtggcggttacAAGTGCAGCCCTGACCAGGAGAACATGCCCCTCGCCGTCGACTCCCTCCAATTCCAGCACCTCAGTGACTCCGCCGCGGCCTTCTCTTTTCAGCCTGCCCCCCGTGTCTCCCATCTCGTGCTTTCCTCCTTGGCCCTGCCGGTCCTTCTCGCATGGTTTCCCTTCCTCTAA